The genomic region GTGGTTAAAATGTACTTGTTGTCCTCGCAGTCCATGGGATAATCCGCCGTCTTGTCAAAATAGGTAGGCTCTAAGGCCACGGAGGTTTTGTTTTCAATATCCACAATAAAGGCATCGTCATGGAGCACGGTTACATCGTACTTGTTATCATGTTTGGCATGGGTGATGGTGGATTTTCCCGATCCCGAAAGGCCGAAGGCGGCGATGGTAAACTTTTTATCCTCCAGGTTATAGCGTTTCAGCCCTCCGTGACAGGCGGCGTAACCGTTTCTTGCGGCGGTACCCCAGGCCAAAGTCAAGGTGCCCTTTTTATACTCTCCGAAATATTTCATTCCCAAAAGCACCGCACAGTTATGCTCGGGGTCGAAAAAGGTCAGCCCGTAGGGATGGTCGGGATGGGACCAATCAGGATCCGCAAAGATAATGATATCTCCTTCCGGGATTTCTGTGGAGGCTTTGTACATTTCCGCGTACTTTTCGTTAATATATTGAAAGTTTAATAACCAGCTATAGAGGATATTTTCGTGGTTTTCAGGAAGGATTAAATGAGCCTTAATCATAAACTCCGGGTCCAGGCCCACAAGGGCTTCTCCGTGGTACATTTTTTGATAACGGGTTTTATAAATGGCCTCCCGAATCAGTCCCGAATACTCGGTCACATCCACGTTGGGCTCGCCCACGATTTTTCGTGCCGCGGCGCAGCGGCCGAAGGCGGTACCATCATTGAATAAAAGGGCATTGGTTCCTTCCTGCAGTCCTAATTTTTCCGGCTCATACACGGGGATTCCGGTCAGTTCGATGGTTCCCGGGCTGTTTTTAGCCAAATGGTGGGCCTGGGATACGGTTTTCACCAGTTCCACATTGTTTCCGTATAAGGCGGTTTGAATGGTTACCCGAATTTGGGATTTTACCTGATCAAAGCTTTGCTTTCCGTCATATTTACATTTAGTGCTCATTGAATAACATCCTCCTTGTTTTCCTAGATGGGATTATTAAAAACAATTTTTTTAGCAATAACAGCTTATATTATAGAATAAGTATAACGTATATGCAAGGCTTTTTCTGAAAAAGTGTAACACATTGGAGAAGGTTTTTCCGGAAGCTTGGAAATGAAGGATTGTTGTTGAAATTAACGATGTTCTGAGATAAACTGATAAAGGAAAGAACAATTTGAAATCTTTTGAAAAACGGGGAAGAGGACTAAAGAAAAGGGAGGTTTCAACTGAACTCAACAATAAGGTAACAATAATGAAGCAATGCGCTATACTAAAAAGCTGGGAGGAAGGATAGCATGAAGGAAATGATGGAAAAAATCACGGAATTACAGCCGGTTGTCTGGGAAAATCCTAATAAAAAGCCGGCAGAAAAAGCCCTGGAAGGGTTTAACCTGAAAATGGAAGACATCCTGGAGGCGGAGGAACGCCTTCAGCGCTTTGCCCCGCTGATATACAAGTATTTTCCTGAAACCGAAGACGGAATTATTGAATCCCCCTTTCAGGAACTCCCGGGGATGAAAGAATGGGTGGAGAAGAGTCATGCTAAAAAA from Isachenkonia alkalipeptolytica harbors:
- a CDS encoding phosphoenolpyruvate carboxykinase (ATP), with product MSTKCKYDGKQSFDQVKSQIRVTIQTALYGNNVELVKTVSQAHHLAKNSPGTIELTGIPVYEPEKLGLQEGTNALLFNDGTAFGRCAAARKIVGEPNVDVTEYSGLIREAIYKTRYQKMYHGEALVGLDPEFMIKAHLILPENHENILYSWLLNFQYINEKYAEMYKASTEIPEGDIIIFADPDWSHPDHPYGLTFFDPEHNCAVLLGMKYFGEYKKGTLTLAWGTAARNGYAACHGGLKRYNLEDKKFTIAAFGLSGSGKSTITHAKHDNKYDVTVLHDDAFIVDIENKTSVALEPTYFDKTADYPMDCEDNKYILTTQNNGAIMYDDGKVYPVTEDIRNGNGRAIKSKLWTKNRVDRLEEPVDALFWIMKDPTLPPVLKVNGADLGSSMGATLATFRTSAERLAKGVDPNQLVAEPYANPFRTYPLSIDYGLFKTLIADGVDCYIINTGEFMDKKVTPKITLGIIESIVENRAKFKKWEPFEEFEIMEIEGFEADLKDDDYRKAFMTNFFKRIQFVESRQTDKNGVDALPSEALKSLYHIISQLNSFEGKEERQAV